A DNA window from Aspergillus nidulans FGSC A4 chromosome V contains the following coding sequences:
- the admB gene encoding ADAM family of metalloprotease ADM-B (transcript_id=CADANIAT00003451) has protein sequence MLTRDEARSQTPSAIRRVSSLEQPAIKAPSRTDRVDHLSHFDITFTIRDKKQRIKLELEPNYDIIADDAYVQYLGADGKVHTEEPIARDKHKVFKGRTLIGRGKGQGMWEPVGWTRIYVKEDGPRPLFEGVFNIRGDNHHVQLQSTYLQRKRPQDVDIPRQDGEYMVFYRDSDMLRAETPARVDLKRSLSTDDSHELESRWDMVGSTCQADKLDFNSDPNHPVLHSFTETKSSWASMPMADLFGLGFSKRDDINTVTGNGGGVNLQATIGDTSGCPSTKKVALVGVATDCSFWEKFDGRDDVQQSVVSMVNSASDVFESSFNISLGLRNLTITDRECTETSSAVQWNMPCSQGNITQRLDLFSDWRGEQSDNNAYWTLMTDCNTGPEVGLAWLGQLCNNKASGSVSGTNVVVSTGAAGWQIFAHESGHTFGAVHDCTSQSCSQNQQSSSTQSGCCPLSTSTCDAGGDYIMNPSTSSDVTKFSQCTIGNVCSALGRNTVNSECLSDNKGIVTITGAQCGNGIVEEGEDCDCGGSEGCGDNKCCDASTCKFTEGSVCDDANDGCCTSCQFSSANTVCRASTGVCDIEEKCTGNSSTCPTDTYKADGDSCGNGLQCASGQCTSRDEQCRTMLSSEIGSNDTTACDDSKFPSCQIYCSVSGGSSFGVIQCMTNAQNYIDGTPCENGGRCRSGICEGGKSWLEAHKNIIIPVVAGVGGLILLAILVCLFRRCRRTRYTMKPIPPVATAYSPWPRRMPPQPQQTPMRRLSRSPGSGYGQVPQAPYPSPYGHYPGPGPQRGPGPIPSPYPGYSGPGMYEDPPPGYTPTVRYA, from the coding sequence ATGCTTACCAGAGATGAAGCCAGATCACAGACGCCTAGCGCTATCCGACGAGTTTCCTCCCTTGAGCAGCCGGCGATCAAGGCGCCGTCCAGAACCGACCGCGTTGACCATCTTTCACATTTTGATATCACCTTTACGATAAGAGACAAGAAACAGCGGATAAAACTTGAGCTAGAACCGAACTATGATATTATTGCCGACGATGCTTATGTGCAGTATCTTGGAGCGGACGGTAAAGTTCATACCGAAGAGCCTATCGCACGAGACAAACACAAGGTCTTTAAAGGGCGAACCTTGATAGGACGAGGAAAAGGACAAGGGATGTGGGAGCCTGTTGGGTGGACGAGGATATACGTGAAAGAAGACGGACCTCGGCCGCTCTTTGAGGGTGTCTTCAATATTCGCGGCGACAACCACCATGTTCAATTGCAATCGACTTATCTTCAGAGAAAGCGTCCTCAGGATGTTGACATTCCCAGACAGGACGGAGAGTATATGGTGTTCTACCGCGACTCGGACATGCTACGAGCAGAAACCCCTGCACGTGTGGATCTCAAACGGTCCCTGTCCACGGACGACTCGCATGAACTCGAATCGCGCTGGGACATGGTTGGCTCTACTTGCCAGGCCGATAAACTTGATTTCAATTCAGATCCTAATCACCCTGTCCTCCACTCTTTTACCGAGACAAAAAGCAGCTGGGCCTCGATGCCAATGGCCGACCTTTTTGGCCTAGGCTTCAGCAAACGAGACGATATCAATACTGTGACTGGAAACGGCGGTGGAGTTAACTTGCAAGCGACAATTGGCGATACAAGTGGCTGTCCAAGTACGAAGAAAGTGGCTTTAGTCGGTGTTGCTACAGACTGCTCATTCTGGGAGAAATTCGACGGCAGGGACGACGTTCAGCAGTCAGTGGTCAGCATGGTCAATAGCGCCTCAGACGTTTTTGAGAGCTCTTTCAACATCTCCCTCGGCTTACGGAACTTGACAATCACAGACAGAGAGTGCACAGAGACCTCGTCTGCCGTACAATGGAATATGCCATGCTCGCAGGGCAACATCACCCAGCGACTAGATTTATTCTCTGACTGGCGCGGGGAGCAATCGGATAATAACGCCTACTGGACTCTAATGACTGACTGCAACACGGGTCCGGAGGTTGGGCTTGCTTGGCTAGGCCAACTGTGCAACAATAAGGCTTCAGGGTCAGTCAGCGGTACCAACGTTGTCGTCTccactggtgctgctggatgGCAGATTTTCGCCCATGAGTCTGGCCATACTTTCGGAGCGGTTCACGACTGCACATCCCAATCGTGcagccagaaccagcaatCCTCGTCTACCCAGTCAGGATGCTGTCCGTTGAGCACATCAACATGTGACGCCGGCGGAGACTACATCATGAACCCAAGCACCAGCTCAGACGTCACTAAGTTTTCACAATGCACAATCGGCAACGTCTGCTCCGCGCTTGGCCGCAACACGGTCAATTCGGAATGTCTTTCAGACAACAAGGGCATTGTTACCATCACCGGTGCGCAATGCGGCAACGGCattgttgaagaaggcgaagactgCGACTGCGGCGGCTCGGAAGGCTGCGGCGACAACAAGTGCTGCGACGCAAGCACCTGCAAATTCACCGAAGGTTCCGTCTGCGACGACGCAAACGACGGCTGCTGCACCTCGTGCCAATTCTCCTCTGCAAACACCGTCTGCCGCGCCAGCACTGGCGTATGCGATATTGAGGAAAAATGCACCGGCAACTCTTCAACTTGCCCAACAGATACTTACAAAGCCGACGGCGACTCTTGCGGCAACGGACTCCAATGCGCTAGTGGCCAATGTACCAGCCGCGACGAGCAATGTCGAACCATGCTCTCCTCAGAAATTGGCAGTAATGACACAACTGCCTGCGACGATAGCAAGTTCCCTTCCTGCCAGATCTACTGCTCTGTCTCAGGGGGTTCAAGCTTCGGGGTGATCCAATGCATGACCAACGCGCAGAATTACATCGACGGCACGCCCTGCGAGAATGGTGGGCGATGCCGTAGCGGCATCTGCGAGGGCGGGAAGTCCTGGCTTGAAGCGCACAAGAATATCATCATTCCTGTTGTTGCGGGCGTTGGCGGCCTCATCCTCCTAGCTATTCTGGTCTGCCTCTTCAGACGCTGCAGGAGGACCAGGTATACAATGAAACCAATACCACCTGTTGCCACTGCGTACAGCCCCTGGCCACGCCGAATGCCGCCTCAGCCGCAACAGACCCCAATGCGAAGACTAAGTCGATCGCCGGGATCAGGATACGGCCAGGTTCCGCAAGCTCCCTACCCGAGTCCGTACGGACACTATCCTGGCCCCGGACCTCAGCGAGGACCAGGGCCGATACCATCTCCTTATCCTGGTTATTCTGGCCCGGGTATGTATGAGGATCCGCCGCCAGGGTATACGCCGACGGTGCGGTATGCGTAG
- the cdc31 gene encoding centrin (transcript_id=CADANIAT00003452), translating into MASSGQPFGSRSYNTGKLPDRSMNQNAIPFSASSFSRRGLGATQSEFAPDAAKSTQQATQQQVHAQTHNPSQESNPLNRLTEEQREEINEAFTLFDLDRDRHLDYHELRVAFRALGFTLPKQELISLLTTYGVPRPQVQQQAAAQQSQQQPKTAPTTNPQHPSNLLMPLSAFQAVTAVKILERDPRDEILRAFELFDEGGKGYIDLEDLRRVARELGETGLEEEELRAMIEEFDLEGVGGVTREAFVSICWQ; encoded by the exons ATGGCCTCATCCGGCCAACCGTTCGGGTCGCGCTCCTATAATACAGGCAAACTCCCTGACCGATCAATGAATCAGAATGCGATACCATTTAgcgcttcttcattttctcgtCGTGGACTAGGAGCGACCCAGAGCGAGTTCGCGCCCGACGCCGCTAAGTCAACCCAGCAAGCAACCCAGCAACAAGTACATGCGCAAACACATAATCCTTCACAAGAATCGAATCCGTTAAACCGGTTAacggaggagcagcgcgAGGAAATCAATGAAGCT TTCACCCTCTTCGATCTCGATCGTGACCGACATCTAGACTACCATGAACTCCGTGTGGCATTCCGCGCCCTTGGCTTCACTCTCCCGAAACAAGAACTCATCTCCCTCTTAACGACGTACGGTGTCCCACGTCCTCAGGTCCAACAGCAAGCCGCAGCGCAACaatctcagcaacagccCAAGACGGCTCCAACTACGAATCCCCAGCATCCATCTAACCTGTTGATGCCACTTTCTGCATTTCAAGCAGTAACAGCGGTGAAAATCCTCGAGCGAGACCCGCGAGACGAGATCCTCCGAGCGTTTGAGCTTTTCGACGAGGGCGGGAAAGGGTATATCGACCTGGAGGATCTGCGCCGTGTCGCGCGGGAACTAGGGGAGACGggcctggaagaggaggaactTCGTGCGATgattgaggagtttgacCTTGAGGGCGTTGGCGGTGTGACGAGGGAGGCCTTTGTGAGTATCTGTTGGCAGTGA
- a CDS encoding ssDNA-dependent ATPase MGS1 (transcript_id=CADANIAT00003453), with protein MVSCPICSKSVSSLKINDHIDSDCQQFIEEPTSSSSDPSPSQKAPVPAFFQPSSTKKASTQRDTHSVASPLRNPSGKRPVTQNGGLDDTAARLQADEASEPVPKKPKVNAFQRAAPLAERMRPRTLDEVCGQELVGPTGVLRGLIEEDRVPSMILWGGPGTGKTTIARVIASMVGSRFVEINSTSTGVAECKKIFADAKSELGLTGRKTIIFCDEIHRFSKSQQDVFLGPVESGQVTLIGATTENPSFKVQNALLSRCRTFTLSKLTDEDIRSILNRALKTEGPNYSPSALVDDELLDYLAKFADGDARTSLNLLELGMNLSKRPGISKDEIKRALTKTLVYDRAGDQHYDTISAFHKSIRGSDPDAALYYLARMIQSGEDPLYIARRLIVVASEDIGLADNSMLTLAISTHAAVEKIGLPEARINLAHATVAMALSPKSTRAYRGLNNAFAALSEPGIAGLPIPIHLRNAPTRLMKELGYGKEYKYNPNFKDGKVVQDYLPEKLQDRKFLEDLDLGTQIDPDLESRK; from the coding sequence ATGGTATCTTGTCCGATTTGTTCGAAATCGGTCTCATCGCTAAAGATCAATGACCACATTGACTCGGACTGCCAGCAATTCATCGAAGAGCCCacatccagctccagcgaTCCTTCACCGTCCCAAAAAGCGCCCGtccctgctttctttcaACCGTCGTCCACGAAAAAAGCCTCCACTCAGCGCGATACTCACTCCGTTGCTTCCCCCCTCCGTAACCCCAGTGGCAAGAGACCGGTAACGCAGAATGGCGGATTGGACGATACTGCCGCTCGCCTACAAGCAGACGAAGCTTCAGAACCCGTTCCGAAGAAACCCAAGGTCAATGCATTCCAGAGAGCCGCGCCGCTAGCCGAGCGGATGCGGCCCCGAACACTCGACGAAGTATGTGGTCAGGAACTTGTCGGCCCAACCGGTGTACTGCGGGGTCTTATTGAGGAGGATCGAGTGCCAAGTATGATTCTATGGGGAGGGCCGGGAACTGGAAAGACAACGATTGCACGAGTTATTGCGTCCATGGTGGGAAGTAGATTCGTGGAGATTAATAGTACCAGCACCGGGGTTGCGGAATGCAAGAAGATATTCGCCGATGCAAAGAGCGAGCTCGGATTGACGGGGCGGAAGACCATAATTTTCTGCGATGAGATCCACCGTTTCTCAAAGTCCCAACAAGATGTGTTTCTGGGCCCTGTCGAGAGCGGACAGGTTACGCTGATTGGGGCGACGACGGAGAACCCCTCATTCAAAGTGCAAAACGCGCTGCTCTCCAGATGCAGAACTTTTACTCTATCAAAGCTCACCGACGAGGACATTAGATCCATTCTAAACCGTGCCTTAAAGACTGAAGGGCCGAACTACTCGCCATCTGCCCTAGTGGACGACGAGTTGCTCGATTACTTAGCTAAATTTGCCGACGGAGATGCCCGCACGTCTCTCAACCTTTTAGAATTGGGGATGAACCTTTCGAAACGGCCAGGGATCAGCAAAGACGAGATAAAACGAGCGCTGACTAAGACGCTTGTCTACGACCGCGCAGGCGACCAGCACTACGACACCATTTCCGCCTTCCACAAATCCATCCGGGGCAGCGACCCGGATGCAGCGCTGTACTATCTTGCCCGCATGATACAGTCGGGAGAGGATCCTCTCTATATTGCCCGGCGCCTGATAGTTGTCGCGTCTGAAGATATAGGCTTGGCTGATAATAGCATGTTGACTCTTGCCATCTCAACGCATGCCGCGGTGGAGAAGATAGGTCTTCCCGAAGCGCGGATCAATCTCGCACATGCTACAGTAGCTATGGCGCTGTCTCCTAAGAGCACTCGTGCATATCGAGGCCTCAATAACGCCTTTGCGGCTCTGTCCGAGCCTGGAATTGCAGGTCTTCCCATTCCGATTCATTTGCGCAATGCACCTACGCGGTTGATGAAGGAACTGGGGTACGGAAAGGAGTATAAGTACAACCCGAACTtcaaggatggcaaggtgGTGCAGGACTATCTTCCAGAGAAGTTACAAGACAGAAAGTTCTTGGAAGACTTGGACCTTGGGACGCAGATTGATCCTGATCTAGAGTCTAGGAAGTGA
- a CDS encoding kynurenine--oxoglutarate transaminase (transcript_id=CADANIAT00003454), with product MSATTARSDPFKPAARVAGQRQDVWSIVNEAAAASPVQPIVNMGQGFFGYNPPQFALDAAKAALDRVDCNQYSPTKGRPRLKKALADAYSPFFGRQLNPDTEVTITTGANEGMLSAFMGFIEQGDEVIIFEPFFDQYISNIEMPGGTIRYVPLQPPKDGATKTLPASEWSINFDELERTINPKTKMIVFSRDELERIGDLAVKHNLIILSDEVYDRLYYVPFTRIATMKPEYYERTLTVGSAGKAFYATGWRVGYLIGPEHLIKYVAGAHTRICYSSVSPLQEAAAVAFEEADKQGFWDQSREEMKRKMERFCEVFDELNIPYSDPEGGYFVLANMASVKLPEGYPFPPHVASRPRDFKLCWFLIHEVGVAAIPPTEFYTDANAHIAEDYLRFAVCKEDDVLETAKERLRGLKKYIVR from the exons ATGTCGGCCACCACAGCTCGTTCAGACCCGTTCAAGCCTGCGGCGCGGGTTGCAGGTCAACGACAGGACGTTTG GTCCATTGTCAACGAAGCCGCTGCGGCTTCTCCTGTCCAGCCTATCGTGAACATGGGACAAGGGTTCTT CGGGTACAACCCGCCGCAGTTTGCCCTAGATGCCGCGAAGGCTGCCCTTGACCGCGTCGACTGCAATCAATACTCGCCGACGAAG GGCCGCCCACGGCTCAAGAAAGCTCTTGCCGACGCGTACTCGCCCTTTTTTGGGCGCCAGCTAAACCCAGATACCGAAGTCACAATCACTACCGGCGCAAACGAGG GCATGTTGAGTGCTTTCATGGGGTTCATTGAGCAAGGCGATGAGGTTATCATTTTCGAACCCTTCTTCGACCA GTATATCAGCAACATCGAAATGCCCGGCGGCACTATTCGATACGTCCCTCTGCAGCCTCCGAAGGATGGAGCCACCAAGACGTTACCTGCGTCCGAATGGAGCATTAATTTTGACGAGTTGGAAAGGACGATAAACCCTAAGACTAAGATGATT GTTTTCTCGCGCGATGAACTCGAACGCATCGGTGACCTTGCCGTGAAGCacaacctcatcatcctctccgaCGAGGTCTACGACCGTCTCTACTATGTCCCATTTACCAGAATTGCCACCATGAAGCCAGAGTACTATGAGCGGACGCTCACCGTCGGCTCCGCAGGCAAAGCCTTCTACGCCACCGGCTGGCGCGTCGGCTACCTGATCGGACCCGAGCACTTGATCAAGTACGTTGCCGGTGCTCACACCCGCATCTGCTACAGCAGTGTGTCTCCTCTGCAAGAGGCAGCGGCCGTTGCTTTTGAGGAGGCAGACAAGCAAGGCTTCTGGGACCAGAGCcgagaagagatgaagaggaagatggagcggTTCTGCGAGGTCTTCGATGAGCTTAACATTCCT TATTCTGACCCTGAAGGTGGCTACTTCGTGCTGGCTAACATGGCCTCCGTCAAACTCCCAGAGGGCTACCCTTTCCCTCCTCACGTTGCTAGCCGGCCGCGTGACTTTAAGCTCTGCTGGTTCCTTATCCACGAAGTCGGTGTGGCTGCCATTCCTCCGACGGAATTTTATACCGATGCCAACGCACATATCGCTGAGGACTACCTCCGCTTTGCAGTTTGCAAGGAGGATGACGTCCTCGAGACGGCGAAGGAAAGACTTCGTGGGCTGAAGAAGTATATCGTGCGGTAA
- a CDS encoding uncharacterized protein (transcript_id=CADANIAT00003455) — protein MSFLLTAYSQRAEASSSLYCIRLNVQMAPRKKTSSHAVPWRSGKKAGKKGNVRNRNQMKASPDAPASPDVTSKFEEPSVQPSPLESECEGKDEFHYASSRPGDQIESRSPKAARLRRRSHSLPSTSQSQIASHDDSESASAGNNTANDFQTHTEAIYLLRARTLSGSSDPGPPSEAYLQSSTENKTFVSAEDTPGSASEGTMAFMKASLLDFMSDKRKKNKSKGKKKGKNVPVEEHGENSSTPAKNNTGSSVTVEEQAGELSEAFEKGNSAELALREKGTSQDCYEAGLAAEKQLINDQYPNDNAKGKGKQRVEALETEASDNNTTLSPLEQPSVQRKVHAADNATDGAETSPSNDGRLPSIESSLGQKNTDASKAVTEEPKSCSEKDATLPSSEFLSVQKHADPSKAQTDEPKIHTDPRNSGATTSASELAEPSSPELSATQKTTDADNAVAGEPKVPTGTENSKSSTSLFGQSSVKHTSPMIEKLPVLIEGEIQHDSVPIAGSESPVLRASTPRSSGTASNSTAWTPSASASTPRTTTAASAPSSAHRTKDKGRGKVAGNVTGLAPPTAASASGLSPQVISNHAHPSPSASTSSRSISSSTTDIEHRGRGKITSKKPSNFFWQLDSHGFPCAKTGCSARCNLWDGATVICPKCGPYSETRYCSRAHLLQDIKAHWTICGQAVFTYPCKESTIPRDVREAPPLIPCLYGFDTPERHRQAVHFNMNHREGDYFIFSDWVDMVNKGALKKSDNDKEKVKLRCSSRIIHVVRFEDAQERDRFRRVLAAVLFGLSPSASSHTLCFKGLYNNWYKVTIENPAITDYLYRLIRDHIRSTTNDSPVNPLLSLESSLKYQMNKEFSITIQPCITGKRHACPTDWTGRSRRFCTDEVCRSEYKPLLGQRSGGGHKMRIEELESSYWILRAARITHPSVPNALERMIGKGFLEEDGHFGVEEEDRKIYCRGDGWDGAGAGDMDIEGVTC, from the exons ATGTCCTTTCTACTTACCGCTTATTCACAGAGAGCCGAAGCATCAAGCTCATTGTATTGCATCAGACTGAACGTGCAAATGGCGCCTCGCAAGAAAACCTCCAGTCACGCAGTGCCGTGGCGTAGTGGTAAGAAGGCCGGAAAAAAGGGCAATGTACGCAATAGGAACCAGATGAAGGCGAGCCCAGATGCCCCCGCGTCTCCGGATGTTACGTCGaagttcgaagagccttcgGTGCAGCCCAGTCCTCTGGAGAGTGAATGTGAAGGGAAGGATGAATTTCACTATGCGTCCAGTCGCCCCGGGGACCAGATCGAATCCCGCTCTCCTAAAGCCGCACgcttgaggaggagaagccaTTCACTTCCGAGTACGAGTCAGAGTCAGATTGCCAGTCACGATGATAGTGAAAGTGCGTCTGCAGGTAATAACACTG CCAACGACTTTCAAACCCATACCGAAGCAATTTACCTCCTCCGAGCTCGAACACTTAGTGGTTCCTCCGATCCTGGTCCGCCTTCTGAGGCATACTTACAATCTTCGACTGAGAACAAGACTTTCGTCTCTGCTGAAGATACTCCAGGCTCGGCCTCCGAAGGAACTATGGCCTTCATGAAGGCGAGCCTCCTCGACTTCATGTCTgacaagcgcaagaagaacaaatctaagggcaagaagaagggtaAGAATGTTCCCGTCGAGGAACATGGCGAAAATTCAAGTACACCTGCGAAGAATAATACCGGGAGCAGTGTTACTGTCGAGGAGCAAGCTGGCGAACTCTCAGAGGCCTTTGAGAAAGGTAACAGTGCCGAACTCGCCCTGCGTGAGAAGGGTACCTCACAGGATTGCTATGAAGCTGGCCTTGCTGCAGAGAAACAGTTGATCAATGATCAATATCCTAATGATAATGCcaagggcaaaggcaagCAACGCGTCGAGGCATTGGAGACTGAAGCCTCAGATAACAATACAACACTCTCTCCATTAGAGCAGCCCTCTGTTCAAAGGAAGGTCCATGCAGCCGATAACGCGACTGATGGAGCCGAAACTTCTCCAAGCAATGATGGAAGGCTACCTTCGATCGAGTCATCTCTGGGGCAGAAGAACACCGACGCTAGCAAAGCTGTCACTGAGGAGCCCAAATCTTGCTCGGAGAAAGATGCGACACTACCTTCATCTGAGTTTTTATCTGTGCAAAAGCATGCTGACCCTAGTAAAGCGCAGACTGATGAACCCAAAATTCACACAGACCCCAGAA ATTCGGGAGCCACTACCTCGGCGTCTGAGCTGGCAGAACCGTCTTCACCTGAGCTTTCTGCTACGCAGAAGACCACAGACGCTGACAATGCCGTGGCTGGAGAGCCCAAGGTTCCGACTGGGACCGAAA ATTCCAAATCGTCAACCTCGCTCTTTGGGCAGAGCTCCGTCAAACACACAAGCCCCATGATTGAAAAGCTTCCTGTCCTTATAGAAGGGGAAATCCAGCACGACAGCGTCCCCATTGCAGGCAGTGAGTCTCCTGTTCTCCGTGCCTCGACTCCAAGGTCCAGTGGCACAGCATCAAACTCAACGGCCTGGACACCCAGTGCATCTGCATCTACTCCTCGGACCACTACCGCTGCCTCTGCACCCTCGAGCGCTCACCGCACCAAGGACAAGGGCAGAGGTAAGGTAGCAGGCAATGTCACCGGACTAGCTCCTCCTACtgctgcctctgcctctggaTTATCACCCCAAGTGATAAGCAATCACGCGCATCCCTCTCCGTCCGCCTCAACCTCCAGCCGCAGCATCTCAAGTTCTACGACGGACATTGAACACCGCGGCCGCGGCAAGATAACATCCAAGAAGCCCTCAAACTTCTTTTGGCAACTCGACAGTCACGGCTTTCCGTGCGCAAAAACAGGCTGTTCTGCCCGCTGCAACCTCTGGGACGGAGCAACCGTAATCTGTCCCAAGTGTGGCCCCTACTCAGAAACCCGGTACTGCTCGCGCGCCCATCTGCTACAGGATATTAAGGCACACTGGACGATATGCGGACAGGCTGTTTTCACGTATCCATGCAAGGAATCCACCATTCCGAGAGACGTTAGGGAGGCTCCGCCGTTGATTCCGTGTCTGTATGGTTTTGATACTCCCGAGCGCCACCGGCAGGCCGTACACTTCAATATGAACCACCGTGAGGGGGATTACTTCATTTTCAGTGACTGGGTGGACATGGTGAATAAGGgggcgctgaagaagagtGATAACgacaaggagaaggtgaagctAAGGTGTTCAAGTAGGATTATCCATGTTGTGCGCTTTGAGGATGCCCAGGAGCGCGATCGCTTTCGGCGAGTACTCGCTGCGGTGCTTTTTGGTTTGTCtccctctgcctcctcccaTACCCTCTGTTTCAAAGGCCTTTATAATAACTGGTATAAAGTGACCATCGAGAACCCTGCTATAACTGACTACCTCTACCGTCTCATCCGGGACCACATCCGCTCTACAACCAACGACTCCCCAGTGAATCCTCTATTGTCTCTCGAATCCTCCTTGAAATACCAAATGAACAAGGAATTCTCCATCACAATCCAGCCCTGCATAACTGGTAAACGTCATGCCTGCCCCACGGACTGGACCGGCCGCAGCCGGCGCTTCTGCACGGACGAAGTCTGCCGCTCGGAATACAAGCCCTTGCTCGGCCAGCGCAGTGGTGGGGGACACAAGATGCgcattgaagagcttgagaGCAGTTACTGGATTCTTAGAGCGGCACGCATTACTCATCCCTCTGTACCGAATGCGTTGGAGCGCATGATTGGGAAGGgtttcctggaagaagatggacaCTTcggggttgaggaagaggatcgtAAAATTTACTGCCGCGGGGACGGTTGGGATGGTGCGGGGGCCGGGGATATGGACATTGAAGGGGTGACTTGCTGA